In Edaphobacter paludis, a single window of DNA contains:
- a CDS encoding multicopper oxidase domain-containing protein has protein sequence MTLAQTGIMRPFLLAQAAMSPAAPSPGSKADYTLRIAPVTVELAPSHILSTIGYNAIAPGPVLRMREGKPITVDVVNDTDTPELVHWHGMLIPPEVDGTQEEDSPPVPPRGSHRFQLTPGPAGSRWYHSHAMAMDDLHKGAYTGQFGFVFVDGGNDPGHYDQELFLALRDWEPFFTATMEDDDDDTHNGPFLEKPAILNTDPNGLEVSSMIYSINDKALGSGDPIRVREGQRLLIHFLNASAIENRRIALAGHKMKVIALDGNPVPTPQTLDSIFLGAGERIDVVIEMNLPGVWVLGSTEKIVRDSGLGVVVEYAGQPRRPQWVDPPKVSWDYTLFGAPNAISPAPQQTIELIFEKIPGGMGKFNSWLVNGKPYPHEREFLLQQGTRYRLVMRNRTDDAHPMHLHRHLWELAEINGKKTSGIIKDTVVVPYYGRAVVDFTANQPGLALFHCHIQQHMDYGFKALFRYS, from the coding sequence ATGACATTGGCGCAAACCGGCATAATGCGTCCGTTTCTGCTGGCTCAGGCGGCCATGTCCCCCGCCGCGCCCTCGCCCGGCAGCAAAGCGGACTACACCCTCCGCATCGCCCCTGTGACCGTCGAACTCGCCCCCTCGCACATCCTCTCCACCATCGGCTACAACGCCATTGCACCAGGACCGGTGCTTCGGATGCGCGAAGGCAAGCCTATCACCGTTGATGTCGTCAACGACACCGACACCCCGGAACTCGTCCACTGGCACGGAATGCTTATACCGCCAGAGGTCGACGGCACCCAGGAGGAAGATTCGCCGCCGGTTCCTCCGCGCGGCAGCCATCGCTTCCAACTCACGCCGGGCCCGGCCGGCAGCCGCTGGTACCACTCTCATGCCATGGCCATGGACGACCTGCACAAAGGTGCGTACACCGGCCAGTTCGGCTTCGTCTTCGTCGACGGTGGCAACGACCCCGGCCACTACGACCAGGAGCTCTTTCTTGCCCTCCGCGATTGGGAACCCTTCTTCACCGCCACCATGGAAGACGACGATGACGACACCCATAACGGCCCGTTCCTGGAAAAACCCGCCATACTCAATACCGATCCCAACGGTCTCGAAGTCAGCTCCATGATCTACTCGATCAACGACAAGGCGCTCGGATCGGGTGACCCTATCCGTGTCCGCGAAGGGCAGCGTCTCCTCATTCACTTCCTCAACGCCAGCGCCATCGAAAACCGTCGCATCGCACTCGCCGGTCATAAGATGAAGGTCATCGCCCTCGACGGCAACCCGGTCCCAACACCACAGACGCTCGATTCCATCTTCCTCGGCGCAGGCGAACGCATCGATGTCGTCATCGAGATGAACCTTCCCGGCGTCTGGGTGCTCGGTTCGACCGAGAAGATCGTTCGCGACTCCGGGCTCGGTGTTGTAGTGGAATACGCCGGCCAGCCCCGGCGTCCCCAGTGGGTTGACCCTCCCAAAGTGTCCTGGGACTACACCCTCTTCGGCGCCCCAAACGCCATCTCGCCCGCTCCGCAGCAAACCATCGAGCTTATCTTTGAAAAGATCCCCGGCGGCATGGGCAAGTTCAACTCTTGGCTTGTAAACGGCAAACCTTATCCTCACGAGCGCGAGTTCCTCCTCCAGCAGGGCACGCGCTATCGGCTCGTCATGCGCAACCGCACCGACGACGCCCATCCTATGCACCTGCACCGCCACCTGTGGGAGTTGGCCGAAATCAACGGCAAGAAAACCTCGGGCATTATTAAGGACACCGTGGTCGTCCCCTATTATGGTCGTGCCGTCGTCGATTTCACCGCCAACCAGCCCGGTCTCGCCCTCTTTCACTGCCACATTCAGCAGCACATGGACTACGGCTTCAA
- a CDS encoding DUF4159 domain-containing protein — translation MKLSQIAVTSVVAATCCAGVWGYQRVADFGFGNDDSPTNVKSEFYWSRLAYTTNTEDSFGGYGGYGRRGGYWWRNAWSRDYPKADRQFLIAMHRLTRIDGRPTEQVVTLDSDEIFNYPWIYAVQVQMWSFTDAEAKRLREYLLKGGFLMVDDFHGTEDWENFMNGMRQVLPDRPVEDLQSGDEIFHTLYDVDDKMQIPGEQWIRTGRTYEKDGYQPKWRAIRDDKGRIMVAICHNMHLGDAWEWADDPNYPEPFASMAFRVGLDYIIYDMTH, via the coding sequence ATGAAGCTCTCGCAGATCGCAGTAACGTCGGTAGTGGCTGCAACCTGCTGTGCGGGAGTGTGGGGCTACCAGAGGGTGGCTGACTTCGGGTTCGGGAATGACGATTCTCCGACCAATGTGAAGTCGGAGTTCTACTGGTCGCGGCTGGCCTATACGACCAATACAGAGGACAGCTTCGGCGGGTATGGCGGATATGGCCGTCGTGGCGGATACTGGTGGCGCAATGCCTGGTCGCGCGACTATCCGAAGGCGGACCGCCAGTTCCTGATCGCTATGCACCGGCTGACTCGCATTGACGGACGACCGACGGAGCAGGTTGTGACCCTAGACTCCGACGAGATCTTCAACTATCCGTGGATCTATGCGGTGCAGGTGCAGATGTGGTCGTTCACCGATGCAGAGGCTAAGCGCTTACGAGAATATCTGTTGAAGGGGGGCTTCCTGATGGTGGACGACTTTCACGGAACGGAAGACTGGGAGAACTTTATGAACGGGATGCGACAGGTGCTCCCTGACCGCCCGGTGGAAGATCTCCAGAGCGGGGATGAGATATTCCACACGCTTTACGACGTTGATGACAAGATGCAGATTCCGGGCGAGCAATGGATTCGCACCGGCCGGACGTATGAGAAGGACGGCTACCAACCTAAGTGGCGCGCCATCCGAGACGACAAGGGCCGCATCATGGTCGCCATCTGCCACAACATGCACTTGGGCGATGCATGGGAGTGGGCGGACGATCCAAATTATCCCGAACCGTTTGCCTCGATGGCTTTTCGCGTGGGACTGGACTACATCATCTATGACATGACGCATTAG
- a CDS encoding peptidase MA family metallohydrolase, with amino-acid sequence MRRLMLFLAPLLACTVVAQAAVPADCWSLRKHGHRAEAQSCFEGLTHGNDAYTRAEGFWGLEEWEQANGQFRLATQPVNSKAIYKVEWGMLLHERFNNPEAADLFHEALAKEPTNAQAYLGLAIVSADGFDGKASEYAEKAVVFDPKLAAAHELMAELALENDDRDAATAEADKAIALEDDALDAMAIHAAVELIDDRTPDAWFAKIAAINPHHGEGYALVAHQLEMHYRYEDAVTYYRKAVAADPRLWSAHSALGLDLMRLGKEDEPLKELELSYNNGHRDAATVNSLRLLDSYKNFETFRDDATILRLNKTEAELLRPYLQTELHTILATYDKKYRMKLPGPVQVEVYPNHEDFAVRTMGMPGLGALGVTFGEIIAMDSPSARRPGDFNWGATLWHEMSHVYILTATNHRVPRWFTEGLAVHEEGERSVEWGNRATPEVLIAIRDKRLLPIEKLDRGFVYPEYPSQLVVSYFQAGSVCDFVKEKWSEEKLLEMVHSYAKVQATTQVVQRDLGLTPEEFNRQYFAWIDKKYGAEAAHFDDWHEKMKTLVATSEQKQYDAVLAQGPAVLAMYPEYVGDANVYELMADADKAKGDTKAELAALIAYEHEGGQEPDALKRLAALEDASGQQAEAAATLERLNYIYPVNDEELHRRLGELLYAQKHYDGAIHEYAAVLASNPLDKAGAEFHLAQAYLAAGQRDKAQESVLAALEAAPGYRPAQKLLLELNQSPNK; translated from the coding sequence ATGAGACGCCTGATGCTATTTCTTGCACCATTGTTGGCATGCACCGTTGTAGCTCAGGCGGCTGTGCCTGCAGACTGCTGGTCGTTGCGCAAGCATGGGCATCGCGCGGAGGCACAGTCGTGTTTTGAGGGATTGACCCACGGCAACGATGCGTACACGCGGGCCGAAGGCTTCTGGGGCCTTGAAGAGTGGGAGCAGGCGAACGGACAGTTCCGCCTGGCCACGCAGCCGGTGAACAGCAAGGCTATTTACAAAGTGGAGTGGGGCATGTTATTGCACGAACGCTTCAATAATCCCGAGGCCGCCGATCTGTTCCATGAAGCGCTCGCGAAGGAGCCGACGAACGCTCAGGCGTATCTGGGGCTAGCGATTGTCTCGGCAGACGGCTTTGATGGCAAAGCGAGCGAGTACGCAGAGAAGGCCGTTGTGTTCGATCCCAAGCTGGCCGCGGCGCATGAATTGATGGCAGAGCTTGCGCTTGAGAATGATGATCGTGACGCGGCTACAGCAGAGGCCGACAAAGCGATTGCATTGGAAGATGACGCTCTAGATGCGATGGCGATCCATGCCGCGGTGGAACTGATTGATGATCGCACTCCGGATGCGTGGTTCGCGAAGATTGCCGCGATTAACCCCCACCATGGCGAAGGTTATGCACTGGTGGCGCATCAGCTCGAGATGCACTATCGCTACGAGGACGCGGTGACGTACTACCGCAAGGCGGTCGCAGCCGACCCGCGGCTGTGGTCGGCGCATTCAGCACTTGGTCTTGATCTTATGAGGCTTGGGAAGGAAGATGAGCCGCTAAAGGAGCTGGAGCTGAGTTATAACAACGGCCATCGGGACGCCGCGACAGTGAATAGCCTGCGCTTGCTGGACAGCTATAAAAATTTCGAGACCTTTCGCGACGATGCGACGATTCTCAGGTTGAACAAAACGGAGGCCGAGTTGTTACGGCCTTATCTGCAGACAGAACTGCACACGATTCTCGCAACGTATGACAAGAAATACCGAATGAAGCTACCCGGCCCAGTGCAAGTTGAGGTCTATCCGAATCACGAGGACTTTGCCGTGCGTACGATGGGAATGCCGGGGCTCGGCGCGCTCGGCGTGACCTTTGGAGAGATCATTGCAATGGACAGCCCGTCTGCGCGCAGGCCCGGCGACTTTAACTGGGGCGCGACCCTTTGGCATGAGATGAGCCACGTCTACATCTTGACAGCCACCAACCATCGCGTACCGCGTTGGTTCACCGAGGGATTGGCGGTCCATGAAGAAGGCGAACGCTCTGTTGAATGGGGCAATCGCGCCACGCCTGAGGTGCTCATCGCGATTCGTGATAAGAGGTTGTTGCCAATTGAGAAGCTGGACCGCGGCTTCGTCTATCCGGAGTATCCATCGCAGCTTGTTGTCTCGTATTTTCAGGCAGGCAGCGTTTGTGACTTCGTAAAAGAGAAGTGGAGCGAAGAGAAGCTGCTGGAGATGGTCCATTCGTACGCGAAGGTGCAAGCGACGACGCAGGTTGTACAGCGGGACCTTGGACTGACACCGGAGGAGTTCAACAGACAGTACTTTGCGTGGATCGACAAGAAGTACGGCGCAGAAGCTGCGCACTTCGACGATTGGCACGAGAAGATGAAGACACTGGTAGCGACATCGGAGCAAAAGCAGTATGACGCCGTGCTGGCGCAGGGACCTGCGGTTTTGGCGATGTACCCCGAATACGTCGGCGACGCGAACGTCTATGAACTGATGGCTGATGCGGACAAAGCAAAGGGCGATACAAAGGCCGAATTGGCGGCGCTTATTGCTTACGAACATGAAGGCGGTCAGGAGCCTGATGCCTTGAAGCGGCTGGCTGCGCTGGAAGATGCCTCTGGGCAACAAGCTGAGGCGGCCGCCACTCTGGAGCGCCTGAACTATATCTATCCGGTCAACGATGAGGAATTACATCGCCGGCTGGGCGAATTGCTGTACGCGCAGAAGCACTATGATGGCGCAATCCACGAGTATGCGGCGGTTCTGGCTTCTAATCCACTGGACAAGGCAGGCGCGGAGTTTCATCTTGCGCAGGCCTACCTTGCGGCAGGACAGAGAGACAAAGCTCAGGAGAGTGTGCTGGCCGCGCTGGAAGCAGCGCCGGGGTATCGTCCGGCGCAAAAACTCTTGCTGGAGTTGAATCAATCCCCCAACAAATAA
- a CDS encoding AAA family ATPase, protein MATFADLNPDAAQLQQRVERFHEVRESIVRQVREVIVGQDEVLDQVLIALFVGGHCLITGLPGTAKTLMVRTIAEALGLEFRRIQFTPDLMPSDITGTDIIEEDLVTGHRKWTFVEGPIFGNILLADEINRTPPKTQAALLEAMQERSCTVRGHIYQLPAPFFVLATQNPIELEGTYPLPEAQLDRFLFNTILDYLSAADELKVVDLTTTTHTATITPVTSAEELLDFQQLVRMVPIADSLARYVVSLVRATRQRSENAPDFVKKYVNYGGSIRAAQFIVLAAKARALTRNRYHVTYDDITSLAVPVLRHRILLNFHAESERIDADEILNRIIEYVPRQKER, encoded by the coding sequence ATGGCTACTTTTGCCGACTTGAATCCGGATGCAGCACAACTTCAGCAGCGGGTTGAACGCTTTCACGAGGTGCGCGAAAGCATTGTGCGACAGGTGCGCGAAGTGATTGTGGGACAAGACGAAGTTCTGGACCAGGTACTGATAGCGCTTTTTGTAGGAGGCCACTGTTTGATTACCGGCCTGCCAGGAACGGCGAAGACGCTCATGGTGCGCACCATCGCCGAGGCTCTGGGTCTCGAGTTTCGGCGCATTCAGTTCACACCTGATCTGATGCCCTCCGACATAACGGGAACCGACATCATTGAAGAAGATCTGGTTACGGGGCATCGTAAGTGGACCTTCGTAGAAGGCCCCATCTTCGGCAACATCCTGCTGGCAGACGAGATCAACCGCACACCGCCTAAGACGCAGGCCGCCCTGCTCGAGGCGATGCAGGAACGTTCCTGCACCGTACGCGGACACATCTATCAATTGCCCGCGCCGTTCTTCGTGCTGGCCACGCAGAACCCCATTGAGCTGGAAGGTACTTATCCGCTCCCGGAAGCGCAGTTGGATCGTTTTCTGTTCAATACTATTCTGGATTATTTGAGCGCCGCGGATGAGTTGAAGGTTGTGGACCTTACGACAACGACCCATACGGCAACTATCACGCCGGTTACTTCGGCGGAAGAGTTGCTCGACTTTCAGCAGCTTGTGCGCATGGTGCCTATCGCAGATTCGCTCGCGCGATATGTAGTGAGCCTTGTGCGCGCCACGCGCCAGAGGAGCGAGAATGCCCCCGACTTCGTGAAGAAGTACGTGAACTACGGAGGGAGCATTCGTGCAGCGCAATTCATCGTGCTGGCCGCGAAGGCACGGGCACTCACGCGAAATCGTTATCACGTCACGTATGACGACATTACGTCGCTGGCGGTGCCGGTATTGCGGCATCGCATCCTGCTTAACTTCCATGCGGAGTCCGAACGTATCGACGCGGACGAGATCCTGAATCGGATCATCGAATACGTGCCTCGCCAGAAGGAGAGATGA
- a CDS encoding DUF58 domain-containing protein gives MMQRFLDPAVLAGISSLDLLAKTVVDGFVAGLHRSPDFGFSQEFAEYRAYVPGDDLRYVDWNLFARTERCYLKRYRGETNSQLVILLDASNSMLYTSGPLKKMDYARFIAASLFYLAIRNQRDAAGLIVFDDEVREYIRPSTRQGQLARLFAGLERAEPRARTDFGKPLQHFQSLLHRRGIVIVISDFYEEPETIVRTIEPLRFHGNDVVLFHILDPQEVRPVLNGPAILVDLETDQKIEVIPAYTKTTYRAKMEAHIEQLRSRTRGTGMDYQMIVTDQPLDATLREYLTLRQEGN, from the coding sequence ATGATGCAGCGATTCCTTGATCCCGCAGTGCTGGCCGGCATCTCTTCGCTGGACCTGCTGGCAAAGACGGTGGTGGATGGCTTTGTGGCCGGCCTGCATCGTTCGCCGGACTTCGGCTTCAGCCAGGAGTTCGCCGAGTATCGTGCCTATGTGCCCGGTGACGATCTGCGCTACGTAGACTGGAACCTCTTCGCGCGCACCGAACGCTGCTACCTCAAACGCTATCGCGGCGAGACGAACAGCCAGCTAGTCATTCTGCTTGATGCAAGTAACTCGATGCTGTACACGTCGGGTCCTCTCAAGAAGATGGATTACGCGCGCTTCATCGCGGCGTCACTTTTCTATCTGGCTATCCGCAATCAGCGAGATGCTGCGGGGCTCATCGTCTTTGATGATGAGGTACGGGAGTACATACGGCCATCGACCCGACAGGGCCAGCTTGCGCGGCTCTTTGCCGGTCTTGAACGGGCCGAGCCGCGCGCACGTACGGACTTCGGCAAGCCCCTGCAGCACTTTCAGTCGCTACTGCACCGGCGCGGCATCGTGATTGTTATCTCCGATTTTTATGAGGAACCGGAGACGATTGTGCGTACCATCGAACCGTTGCGCTTCCACGGCAACGATGTTGTGCTCTTTCACATCCTCGACCCACAAGAGGTGCGGCCTGTGCTGAACGGGCCCGCTATTCTGGTTGATCTTGAAACCGACCAGAAAATCGAAGTTATCCCGGCGTACACGAAGACTACGTATCGCGCGAAGATGGAGGCGCATATTGAGCAGCTTCGCTCGCGCACGCGGGGGACGGGTATGGATTATCAGATGATCGTTACCGATCAACCTCTCGATGCGACGTTGCGTGAATATTTGACACTGCGGCAGGAGGGGAACTGA
- a CDS encoding BatA and WFA domain-containing protein: protein MGFLSPWFLAGLAALSVPIFVHLLRKHVTIPRPVSSLMFFERGTQSSARHRLLRYLLLFALRFALSLLIVIAFANPFVRRPAANATGHLSLIVLDDSFSMRVGTRFADAKQQALRLLATKPHSQKVQVMALGGQLEVLTQPIPDEVQLRSAIESIKPGDGRANFGELGRSVRAMAETVRVPIDVHLFSDMQRTAMPANFAEMVLPASATLILHPIANGTAPPNWTVESVSAPAELDDPKDPRRSRVQAVVKGFSTPATEKTISLVVNDKVAATRKVNVPANGRASVEFAPLDLGYGFNRCEVRIEGGDAFPADDASVFAVRRSDPERVLFVHVANDTRSALYFGSALAAAAQGSFVLQPITAEETTDLDPSKYAFVVLSDSVSLPLIFEHTLEQYVSKGGSVLVALGAGARSHMRIPLWAGDVKGMHDYARDGAAATVGQVDFTHPALEQTQPGRDNGGWAETKFFYAAIVDPLQTRVAARLSDGTPLLLDRLMGEGRVLLFTSGLENLTNDLPLHPVFVAFVDKTARYLSGSERLSGSRLVDSLVQLRSAPKSVGEVASVEVIDPGGQRPLSLAEARSAETLKLQRAGFYQIRFANGRDAIIGVNPDRRESDLEPIASDVQQLWSGSKSGTSKQANAVAIADAKSRPMSLWWYVMLLALVVALAEITVASAYIGTQREEV from the coding sequence ATGGGATTCCTTTCTCCATGGTTTCTAGCGGGTCTTGCGGCGTTGAGCGTTCCAATCTTCGTGCATCTGTTGCGCAAGCATGTGACCATACCACGTCCGGTGAGCTCACTGATGTTTTTCGAGCGCGGAACGCAGAGCTCCGCGCGCCACCGACTGTTGCGGTATCTACTTCTGTTTGCCCTGCGGTTCGCATTATCGCTGCTAATTGTGATTGCGTTTGCCAATCCATTTGTGCGGCGGCCCGCTGCAAACGCAACCGGCCACCTGTCGTTGATTGTGTTGGATGATTCGTTCAGTATGCGCGTGGGAACGCGCTTCGCAGACGCGAAGCAACAGGCGCTTCGGTTGCTCGCTACAAAGCCCCATTCGCAGAAGGTGCAGGTGATGGCCTTGGGAGGACAGCTAGAGGTGCTGACACAGCCGATTCCCGATGAGGTGCAATTGCGCTCGGCGATCGAGAGCATTAAACCTGGGGATGGCCGCGCAAACTTTGGTGAGTTGGGTAGAAGCGTTCGCGCTATGGCTGAAACGGTACGCGTGCCGATCGACGTGCATCTCTTCAGCGATATGCAACGGACGGCAATGCCGGCAAACTTTGCCGAGATGGTACTGCCAGCGAGCGCGACGTTGATCCTGCATCCGATAGCGAATGGCACTGCGCCTCCTAACTGGACGGTGGAGAGCGTGAGCGCGCCGGCGGAGCTTGATGACCCAAAGGACCCGCGGCGGTCCCGCGTTCAAGCCGTGGTGAAGGGGTTTAGCACACCCGCAACCGAGAAGACGATATCGCTGGTCGTGAATGACAAAGTAGCGGCGACGCGCAAGGTGAACGTGCCCGCCAATGGACGCGCTTCAGTAGAGTTTGCTCCGTTGGATTTAGGGTATGGCTTCAATCGCTGCGAGGTGCGGATAGAAGGCGGTGACGCATTTCCTGCAGACGACGCAAGCGTCTTCGCGGTACGCCGTTCGGACCCGGAGCGGGTACTTTTCGTGCACGTTGCGAACGATACGCGATCCGCGCTGTACTTCGGTTCGGCGCTGGCGGCGGCTGCTCAGGGATCATTCGTGTTGCAACCGATAACTGCGGAGGAGACCACGGATCTTGATCCGTCGAAGTACGCTTTTGTAGTGTTGTCAGATTCGGTCTCGCTGCCGTTGATCTTCGAGCATACGCTCGAGCAGTACGTCTCGAAAGGAGGCAGCGTTCTTGTTGCTTTGGGAGCAGGCGCCAGGTCTCACATGCGTATCCCGCTGTGGGCGGGCGATGTGAAGGGCATGCATGATTACGCGCGCGATGGTGCTGCGGCGACGGTCGGCCAGGTAGACTTCACGCATCCCGCGCTCGAACAGACGCAACCAGGGCGTGACAATGGCGGCTGGGCGGAGACGAAGTTCTTCTACGCTGCGATAGTCGATCCCCTGCAGACGCGGGTTGCGGCGCGACTGAGCGATGGCACACCTCTGCTGCTCGACAGGCTGATGGGCGAGGGCCGCGTTTTATTGTTTACATCCGGGTTAGAAAACCTGACCAACGATCTGCCGCTGCACCCGGTCTTTGTGGCGTTCGTGGACAAGACGGCTCGATATCTTTCGGGTAGCGAACGGCTGAGTGGCTCCCGCCTCGTCGATTCACTCGTACAACTTCGCTCCGCTCCCAAGTCAGTGGGTGAAGTGGCGAGCGTTGAGGTCATCGACCCTGGCGGACAGCGACCGCTCTCGCTGGCTGAGGCGCGCAGCGCGGAGACCCTCAAGTTGCAGCGGGCAGGCTTCTATCAGATTCGTTTTGCTAATGGACGCGATGCAATCATTGGGGTTAACCCTGACCGGCGGGAATCGGACCTCGAACCGATTGCATCGGATGTGCAGCAACTTTGGAGTGGAAGCAAGAGCGGCACGTCTAAACAGGCAAACGCGGTTGCTATCGCCGATGCAAAATCCCGTCCCATGAGCCTGTGGTGGTACGTTATGCTGCTTGCATTGGTGGTCGCGCTGGCGGAGATCACAGTGGCCAGCGCCTACATAGGCACGCAGCGGGAGGAAGTATGA
- a CDS encoding HipA domain-containing protein, translating to MMIKVWTDSAEAGLLDRSGDRGSTFVYLPETIGMRAVSVTMPVRLASWDTRFGLAPIFEMNLPEGVLRERLRLAFAKATGTFDDFDLLGIVGRSQVGRIRYTGQKEKLEEDVPFQSVDEILERRRGGDLFRYLIERFASFSDISGVQPKVLVRDENAFSAHRKDARLSQSYRGATHIVKFWEPNEFPQLAANEYFCLKVAEKCGIDVPRFSLSEDASALVIDRFDLRLDGTDRGFEDFCVLNAKRTDQKYSGSYETSILKRFQQFANSPHVYADIEKLFTLIALNCVHDFPSSLIGRRRKDMRIGLRHNISVSFAWAEQFART from the coding sequence ATGATGATCAAGGTCTGGACCGACAGCGCTGAAGCCGGGTTGCTCGACCGCTCCGGTGATCGCGGAAGTACTTTCGTGTACCTGCCAGAAACCATCGGTATGCGCGCTGTATCAGTCACGATGCCAGTGCGCCTCGCATCCTGGGATACACGTTTTGGGCTTGCGCCCATTTTCGAGATGAATCTACCGGAAGGCGTGCTTCGCGAGCGACTACGACTCGCTTTTGCAAAAGCTACCGGGACATTCGATGATTTTGACCTGCTGGGCATCGTGGGTCGCTCGCAGGTCGGTCGCATTCGCTATACCGGCCAGAAAGAAAAGCTGGAGGAGGATGTCCCCTTTCAGTCCGTCGATGAGATCCTGGAACGCCGACGTGGCGGTGATCTGTTCCGCTACCTTATCGAGCGCTTCGCCTCGTTCTCAGACATCAGCGGCGTCCAGCCCAAAGTTCTGGTCCGTGATGAGAATGCCTTCTCTGCCCATAGAAAAGATGCACGCCTGTCGCAAAGCTATCGAGGTGCGACGCACATTGTGAAGTTCTGGGAACCGAATGAGTTTCCGCAATTGGCGGCGAACGAGTATTTCTGTCTCAAGGTCGCCGAGAAATGTGGAATCGACGTGCCCCGCTTCTCCCTCTCTGAGGATGCGAGCGCACTGGTGATTGACCGTTTCGACCTTCGCCTTGATGGCACCGATCGCGGCTTTGAGGATTTCTGCGTACTCAATGCCAAACGAACCGATCAGAAATACAGCGGCAGTTACGAGACCTCGATTTTAAAGCGATTCCAGCAGTTCGCGAACTCACCGCATGTCTATGCCGATATTGAGAAGCTCTTCACTCTTATCGCTCTCAACTGTGTACATGACTTTCCTTCTTCATTGATTGGACGGCGGAGGAAAGATATGCGGATTGGGCTGCGACATAATATTTCTGTAAGCTTTGCATGGGCAGAGCAATTTGCACGAACGTGA
- a CDS encoding helix-turn-helix domain-containing protein gives MSTNWMAPIGLSSIGEEIAVRRKTLGLSQAALAKQAKVGHSTLDALENDRLGELGLSKIIKLLSVLGMELKIQETSGRRPTLEELMEEDHDDQGLDRQR, from the coding sequence ATGTCGACTAACTGGATGGCGCCCATAGGCCTCAGTTCCATAGGCGAGGAAATCGCCGTCCGACGCAAAACCTTAGGCCTCAGTCAGGCTGCATTGGCAAAGCAGGCAAAAGTCGGCCATTCCACGCTGGATGCGTTGGAGAACGACCGCCTCGGAGAACTCGGGCTATCCAAAATCATTAAGCTCCTGTCGGTGCTTGGAATGGAACTGAAGATTCAGGAAACATCGGGACGCCGCCCAACGCTGGAAGAACTCATGGAAGAGGATCATGATGATCAAGGTCTGGACCGACAGCGCTGA
- a CDS encoding trimeric intracellular cation channel family protein translates to MNEILIYGRHLAGPFLVALDLLGTFVFALSGAAAGVKSRLDLFGLMVLAFATGNAGGITRDLLIGAVPPAAIRDWRYLGVCLLAGLVTFLWYPHIDVHRRPVLLFDGAGLALFAVTGTQEALAAGLNPIMAALMGMLTGIGGGILRDVLVNETPTVLRADLYAVAALAAGIAVVIGHLLHFPSFVTMIVGAILCFWLRVMAIFRGWHLPIPGMSARKA, encoded by the coding sequence GTGAACGAAATTCTTATTTACGGACGACATCTGGCCGGCCCATTTCTTGTCGCACTCGATTTGCTCGGAACCTTCGTCTTTGCACTTAGCGGCGCAGCAGCCGGCGTGAAGAGCAGACTAGATCTATTCGGCTTGATGGTCCTTGCCTTTGCGACAGGGAACGCGGGCGGGATTACCCGCGACCTGCTTATCGGCGCGGTACCGCCTGCAGCCATCCGCGACTGGCGTTATCTGGGAGTCTGTCTCCTCGCCGGGCTGGTGACATTCTTGTGGTATCCCCATATTGATGTGCACCGCAGACCCGTTTTGTTGTTCGATGGCGCCGGTCTCGCTCTATTTGCTGTCACCGGTACGCAGGAAGCGCTGGCCGCCGGGCTCAACCCAATCATGGCGGCACTGATGGGAATGTTGACTGGCATTGGCGGCGGAATACTGCGTGATGTCCTGGTGAACGAGACTCCTACAGTGCTTCGGGCTGATCTTTACGCCGTTGCCGCACTTGCTGCCGGCATCGCGGTGGTGATCGGACATCTTCTGCACTTCCCGTCTTTTGTGACCATGATTGTGGGCGCAATCCTCTGTTTCTGGCTCAGAGTCATGGCGATATTCCGTGGTTGGCATCTACCAATCCCAGGCATGTCAGCTCGAAAGGCCTAG